The following coding sequences lie in one Arachis ipaensis cultivar K30076 chromosome B03, Araip1.1, whole genome shotgun sequence genomic window:
- the LOC110270189 gene encoding uncharacterized protein LOC110270189 isoform X1 — translation MSPALKSAASTVEPWNGCCFWRFGREACSDLLLVLVLAAVGASAAIRAAIEAIESVPIPPFLRPVATLFSLFTARTIIGDTVNAIRKLLELLLLLMRVRTKLESRLIL, via the exons ATGTCGCCAGCACTGAAGTCGGCCGCTTCCACCGTCGAGCCTTGGAACGGGTGTTGCTTTTGGAGGTTTGGAAGGGAGGCTTGTTCGGATCTGCTTCTGGTCCTGGTTCTCGCAGCTGTTGGAGCCTCTGCCGCCATCAGAGCTGCCATTGAAGCTATTGAATCGGTTCCAATTCCTCCATTTTTGAGACC TGTTGCTACTCTATTTTCCTTGTTTACTGCTAGAACTATCATAGGGGATACTGTCAATGCCATCAGGAAACTGTTAGAGCTGCTGTTGTTGCTGATGCGAGTTAGAACGAAGTTGGAGTCACGTTTAATTTTGTGA
- the LOC110270189 gene encoding uncharacterized protein LOC110270189 isoform X2, translating into MSPALKSAASTVEPWNGCCFWRFGREACSDLLLVLVLAAVGASAAIRAAIEAIESVPIPPFLRPDTGLKIQYEAASD; encoded by the exons ATGTCGCCAGCACTGAAGTCGGCCGCTTCCACCGTCGAGCCTTGGAACGGGTGTTGCTTTTGGAGGTTTGGAAGGGAGGCTTGTTCGGATCTGCTTCTGGTCCTGGTTCTCGCAGCTGTTGGAGCCTCTGCCGCCATCAGAGCTGCCATTGAAGCTATTGAATCGGTTCCAATTCCTCCATTTTTGAGACC tgacacaggtttgaagatacaatatgaagctGCAAGCGATTAG